A section of the Pseudomonas lini genome encodes:
- a CDS encoding multicopper oxidase family protein produces the protein MSFTRRQILGGLAGLVVVGVGAGGASRYWLGKMADADAGHDYELIAAPLDVELVAGHKTPAWAFGPSAPGTELRVRQGEWLRVRFINHLPVATTIHWHGIRLPLEMDGVPYVSQLPVLPGEYFDYKFRVPDAGSYWYHPHVNSSEELGRGLVGPLIIEEREPTGFKYEKTLSLKSWHVDEEGAFVAFSIPREAARGGTAGGLSTINGVSQAVIDLPAGQITRVRLLNLDNTLTYRLNIPGVEAQIYALDGNPIEPRPLGKEYWLGPGMRICLAIKAPPTGEELSLRNGPVRLGTFRSVANTDAPTEWPPALPANPVAEPDLANAQKLNFNFEWVGSVSVNVENGKQPSLWQINGKAWDITDKTCADRPIAKLEKGKSYIFELKNMTQYQHPIHLHGMSFKVIASNRHKVIPYFTDTYLLGKNERAQVALVADNPGVWMFHCHVIDHMETGLMAAIEVA, from the coding sequence ATGTCCTTTACCCGTCGACAAATACTCGGTGGCCTGGCCGGTCTTGTGGTGGTTGGCGTGGGGGCCGGTGGCGCGTCGCGTTACTGGCTGGGCAAAATGGCCGACGCTGACGCCGGCCACGACTATGAGTTGATCGCCGCACCGCTGGACGTCGAACTGGTGGCCGGGCACAAGACGCCTGCCTGGGCGTTCGGCCCGTCGGCGCCGGGTACTGAGTTGCGCGTGCGTCAGGGTGAATGGCTGCGGGTGCGCTTCATCAATCACCTGCCGGTAGCGACCACCATTCACTGGCACGGCATCCGCCTGCCGCTGGAAATGGATGGCGTGCCATACGTCTCGCAATTGCCGGTGCTGCCGGGCGAGTACTTTGACTATAAATTCCGCGTGCCTGACGCCGGCAGCTACTGGTATCACCCGCACGTGAACAGCAGCGAAGAGCTCGGTCGCGGGCTTGTCGGCCCGCTGATTATCGAAGAGCGCGAGCCCACCGGTTTCAAATACGAAAAGACCTTGAGCCTCAAGAGCTGGCACGTCGATGAAGAGGGCGCTTTCGTAGCGTTCAGCATTCCTCGCGAAGCGGCCCGTGGCGGCACGGCGGGGGGCTTGTCGACCATCAACGGCGTCTCACAAGCGGTGATCGACTTGCCTGCCGGGCAGATCACTCGTGTACGCCTGCTCAACCTCGACAACACGCTGACGTACCGCCTGAACATTCCTGGCGTCGAAGCGCAGATCTATGCGTTGGACGGCAATCCGATTGAACCGCGCCCACTGGGCAAGGAATACTGGCTGGGCCCGGGTATGCGCATTTGCTTGGCGATCAAGGCACCGCCGACCGGCGAAGAGTTATCCCTGCGCAATGGCCCGGTACGCCTGGGCACCTTCCGCTCAGTGGCGAACACTGATGCGCCGACCGAGTGGCCGCCGGCGCTGCCCGCCAACCCGGTGGCCGAGCCGGACCTGGCCAATGCCCAGAAACTCAACTTCAATTTTGAATGGGTAGGCTCGGTGTCGGTCAATGTCGAAAACGGCAAGCAGCCAAGTCTGTGGCAGATCAACGGCAAGGCCTGGGACATCACCGACAAGACCTGCGCCGACCGACCGATTGCCAAGCTCGAAAAGGGCAAAAGCTATATTTTCGAATTGAAGAACATGACTCAGTATCAACACCCGATCCACCTGCATGGCATGAGCTTCAAGGTCATTGCCTCGAACCGGCACAAGGTCATCCCGTACTTCACCGACACGTACCTGTTGGGCAAGAACGAGCGTGCGCAAGTGGCGCTGGTGGCGGATAACCCTGGGGTCTGGATGTTCCACTGCCATGTGATCGACCACATGGAAACCGGCCTGATGGCCGCCATCGAGGTGGCGTGA
- a CDS encoding TerD family protein: MNQELFLRRRSKVHVPMGTGGASRAQVASAVREVAAFRCVLSEPLIEQIGMLSATELKLWLRDIVGVLRRKTGAHVHHRPFYPDFPEQVLTASEAELYLNAVMHYLTLWRLSPNEDSRPSLLEGNFISWVIEPGSINEFESLLEPLVSSRTSLSEEETADVVWFVREYKSDVFRLLPEVVPFREIRAQLGGALILHVASDAGVDAFLERNVETATDVLRLTVALNGGDVSLATASTRFTAMKRSMRRLLLRLLDHIPNATEDVMRHVERWKRLAEVLHPGDYADKYPRALAAITAARRNEAPASFGSRVETLLAQRHFATLTPILQSRPGEFARRLDATLRCTTEPESVLDAFEAVATQVSSPVLLQLLAQVRAPRPLPLRAFTPKGSFAKIYGIKDRREPLTPDVLARAARICEDALVKRFASLPPLGRCFIDPELREYRVPLAQRASSKSLRTLVRGSRLPIPDTRFIRLFLWWKNGRERTDIDLSAAFFDANFVFTQTVAYYNLKDFGGYHSGDIVDAPNGASEFIDLDLDVLVERGIRYIVTSINSFTEQPYCDLPECFAGWMARTDTASGEVFEPRSVFDRIDIASDTVICLPFVMDLQERRMIWADLGLTSSPRWNNVGNNLSGISLMLRALVHTPRPDLETLFDLHVRARGERVASPQQAQAVFAPDQGTTPFDTDLIRSQFL, translated from the coding sequence ATGAATCAGGAGCTGTTCCTGCGTCGCCGTAGCAAAGTTCACGTCCCGATGGGCACTGGCGGTGCCTCGCGCGCTCAGGTCGCGTCGGCTGTCCGGGAAGTCGCGGCGTTCCGATGCGTGCTATCAGAGCCTCTGATTGAGCAAATCGGCATGTTGTCAGCGACAGAGCTCAAGCTGTGGTTGCGCGACATTGTCGGAGTCCTTCGGCGGAAGACTGGCGCTCATGTGCACCACCGGCCGTTTTATCCTGACTTTCCAGAGCAGGTTCTGACGGCCTCAGAGGCGGAGTTGTACCTTAACGCCGTCATGCATTACCTCACACTTTGGCGTTTATCACCGAATGAAGACTCTCGACCTTCGCTGCTCGAAGGCAACTTCATATCCTGGGTTATCGAACCGGGAAGCATCAATGAGTTCGAGTCACTGCTCGAACCGCTGGTTTCATCGCGCACCTCGCTCTCCGAAGAGGAAACTGCCGATGTCGTCTGGTTTGTCCGAGAGTACAAAAGCGATGTATTCCGTCTGCTGCCTGAGGTCGTCCCGTTCCGGGAGATCCGTGCACAGCTTGGCGGCGCACTTATCCTGCATGTCGCCAGCGATGCAGGGGTGGACGCATTCCTGGAGCGAAACGTCGAAACGGCGACTGACGTGCTACGACTCACGGTTGCGCTGAATGGAGGAGACGTGTCGCTGGCGACAGCTTCGACACGTTTCACAGCGATGAAGCGCTCCATGCGCCGTCTGCTGTTGCGCCTGCTCGACCACATACCCAACGCTACAGAAGACGTGATGCGACATGTTGAGCGCTGGAAGCGCCTGGCTGAAGTACTGCATCCGGGCGACTACGCCGACAAGTACCCACGAGCGCTCGCCGCCATCACGGCAGCGCGTCGCAACGAAGCGCCAGCTTCATTTGGATCACGTGTCGAAACATTGCTCGCCCAGCGTCACTTCGCAACGCTTACGCCCATACTACAGAGCCGTCCTGGTGAGTTCGCACGACGGCTGGACGCGACCCTGCGGTGCACGACGGAACCAGAGTCGGTTCTCGACGCGTTCGAGGCTGTTGCGACACAAGTGTCGTCACCTGTCCTGCTGCAGTTGCTGGCCCAAGTACGCGCTCCGCGCCCCCTGCCCCTGCGGGCCTTCACACCGAAAGGTTCATTCGCCAAAATCTATGGCATCAAGGATCGACGCGAACCGCTCACACCCGACGTGTTGGCTCGTGCAGCCCGAATCTGCGAAGACGCTCTCGTAAAGCGTTTTGCGTCGCTGCCGCCACTAGGCCGCTGTTTCATCGATCCAGAATTACGCGAATACAGGGTGCCGCTGGCGCAGCGTGCCTCATCGAAATCGCTACGTACGCTGGTGCGGGGCAGTCGGTTGCCTATACCTGACACACGTTTTATTCGCCTGTTCCTATGGTGGAAAAACGGTCGTGAACGCACTGACATTGACCTGTCGGCCGCTTTTTTCGACGCCAACTTCGTGTTCACACAAACGGTCGCGTACTACAACCTGAAGGATTTCGGCGGCTACCACAGCGGCGACATCGTCGACGCGCCCAACGGGGCTTCGGAGTTCATCGACCTCGACCTTGATGTCCTCGTCGAAAGGGGTATCCGCTATATCGTCACGTCTATCAACTCATTCACCGAGCAACCGTACTGCGATCTTCCAGAATGCTTCGCTGGCTGGATGGCCCGCACCGACACGGCGTCGGGTGAAGTGTTCGAGCCGCGATCCGTGTTCGACCGCATCGATATCGCATCCGACACAGTTATCTGCCTGCCATTCGTAATGGACTTGCAGGAACGACGTATGATCTGGGCCGATCTGGGGCTCACTTCATCTCCACGATGGAACAACGTCGGGAACAACCTCAGTGGGATATCGTTGATGCTGCGGGCTTTGGTGCATACACCACGGCCTGATTTGGAGACTCTGTTCGATTTACATGTACGCGCACGGGGGGAACGAGTGGCTTCGCCCCAGCAAGCACAGGCGGTGTTTGCGCCTGATCAAGGGACAACGCCGTTCGATACGGATTTGATTCGATCGCAGTTTCTCTAA
- a CDS encoding PTS transporter subunit EIIB → MFEKMQRAFWKALTPDLVVDEPKLEAQPVFGLAANVVAALGGVDNLKSQQPVALTRVRVELRDMTRMDRQALTVAGVPGVMMLEDGVVHLITGLQP, encoded by the coding sequence ATGTTCGAGAAAATGCAGCGAGCGTTCTGGAAAGCGTTGACGCCGGATTTGGTGGTGGATGAGCCGAAACTGGAGGCTCAGCCTGTTTTCGGTTTGGCCGCGAATGTCGTGGCCGCGCTTGGCGGAGTGGATAACCTCAAGTCGCAACAACCGGTGGCGCTGACCCGGGTGCGGGTGGAATTGCGGGATATGACGCGAATGGATCGACAGGCGTTGACGGTGGCAGGGGTGCCGGGAGTGATGATGCTGGAGGATGGGGTTGTTCATCTGATCACCGGTCTTCAGCCATAA